One Candidatus Schekmanbacteria bacterium DNA segment encodes these proteins:
- a CDS encoding Slp family lipoprotein — translation MKKTLIFLIIPLVLLSCTSVLKKELMLAGTRELPLQAIKENPDFYKGKLFILGGIVANTKFSEEGSVIEAAYVPVDERGNFSSSKPTNTRFLAVLSKDKGLIDPLIYRQGKEVTLAGRFIEVRKNKIEEMEYSYPVFSIEEIYAWEEKVENTNYATPMYPSWYYPYWGGYPYWGYDYYRSPVVIIQKGKKNK, via the coding sequence ATGAAAAAGACACTTATTTTCCTTATCATTCCTCTGGTTCTTTTGTCTTGCACTTCAGTCCTGAAAAAAGAGCTTATGCTGGCGGGCACAAGAGAATTGCCTCTTCAAGCCATAAAAGAAAATCCTGACTTTTACAAAGGGAAGCTCTTTATTCTAGGCGGTATAGTAGCCAACACAAAATTTTCAGAGGAAGGATCAGTAATAGAAGCTGCCTATGTTCCTGTAGATGAGAGGGGTAATTTTTCAAGCTCAAAACCTACTAATACCAGGTTCCTTGCGGTACTTTCCAAAGACAAAGGGTTGATTGATCCTCTCATATACCGTCAGGGGAAAGAGGTAACTCTTGCGGGAAGATTCATTGAAGTGAGAAAAAACAAAATAGAAGAGATGGAATACAGTTATCCTGTTTTCTCAATAGAAGAGATATATGCCTGGGAAGAGAAGGTTGAAAACACAAATTACGCAACTCCGATGTATCCATCATGGTATTATCCTTATTGGGGAGGATATCCATATTGGGGTTATGACTATTATCGTTCCCCTGTAGTGATTATTCAGAAAGGGAAAAAGAATAAGTAG
- a CDS encoding phosphatidylglycerophosphatase A, which translates to MKKLIIFFSTACYLGYSPIVPGTAGSLGGLIIYYFIERFSPEGLSNYSVAASIVFITIAGIFAASYSEKYFGTKDSSEIVIDEVAGMLISLFLIPFKWKYMIAAFVIFRIMDIIKPFPGRRMEKLSGGTGVMLDDVVAGIYSNIIMQILIKVY; encoded by the coding sequence ATGAAAAAATTAATAATATTTTTTTCCACGGCATGCTATCTCGGCTATTCTCCTATTGTCCCGGGAACTGCAGGAAGCCTTGGCGGTTTAATAATTTATTATTTTATAGAAAGATTTTCTCCGGAAGGGCTTTCTAACTACTCTGTTGCGGCTTCCATAGTTTTCATAACCATTGCCGGAATATTCGCAGCCTCATACAGCGAAAAGTATTTCGGCACGAAAGACAGCTCGGAAATAGTCATAGATGAAGTGGCGGGAATGCTGATAAGCCTCTTTCTTATTCCATTTAAGTGGAAATATATGATAGCGGCCTTCGTGATTTTCAGGATTATGGACATTATAAAACCTTTTCCCGGAAGAAGGATGGAAAAGCTGAGCGGCGGCACAGGGGTTATGCTTGATGATGTTGTTGCGGGTATTTATTCAAATATAATAATGCAGATTTTGATTAAGGTTTATTAA
- a CDS encoding FAD-binding protein, with amino-acid sequence MYKKVNDKLLDRLEKETGNDVVFSSEESLEPYSRDQTKGLEFYPDIVVKARTVAHIRSALQLANEYKIPVTPRGLGYGLSGGCVPVYGGIVISMERMDKFLELDEDNLMAVVEPGIITGNFHREIESAGLFYPPDPASLDSCSLGGNIAEGAGGPQAVKYGTTKDYVCGLEVVLAGGELIKTGGKVVKDATGYNFTQLFVGSEGTLGILTKAILRLLPLPPARADLLVAYSSVDNASKTVSALIKKRIIPSALELMDAAALKLGENFLGQEPPFPDAKAHLLITLHGMEKSELDRDIAVIGEVCDENGAVDVLLSQGSESRERLWKFRRCLFEAAGAKSLLCRSLDPVVPRSSIPELISYMKGLSEREGFEASCFGHAGDGNIHVTLFPGKYEEALWLKKYPDFCRQIYEKTISLGGKIAAEHGIGMIRKAYLPMAIEPAQMDLLKNTKRAFDPLCIMNPGKIFDL; translated from the coding sequence ATGTATAAAAAGGTAAATGACAAGCTTTTAGACAGGCTTGAAAAAGAAACAGGGAATGATGTTGTCTTTTCTTCGGAAGAATCATTAGAGCCTTATTCGCGTGATCAGACCAAAGGATTGGAGTTTTACCCTGATATCGTAGTAAAGGCGAGAACTGTTGCTCATATCCGGTCAGCCCTTCAGCTTGCAAATGAATATAAGATTCCTGTTACCCCCAGAGGCCTTGGCTATGGATTGAGCGGAGGTTGTGTCCCGGTTTACGGCGGGATAGTTATTTCCATGGAAAGAATGGACAAGTTCCTTGAGCTTGACGAGGATAATCTCATGGCAGTTGTTGAGCCCGGGATAATCACTGGAAATTTTCACAGAGAAATAGAATCCGCAGGGCTTTTCTATCCGCCTGATCCTGCAAGCCTTGACAGCTGCAGCCTCGGAGGGAATATTGCCGAGGGTGCCGGAGGTCCCCAGGCTGTAAAATACGGGACCACAAAGGATTATGTCTGCGGACTCGAGGTTGTACTTGCCGGCGGCGAACTGATAAAAACCGGAGGTAAGGTAGTAAAAGACGCGACCGGATATAACTTCACACAGCTTTTTGTCGGCTCTGAAGGGACTCTTGGAATTCTTACAAAAGCAATTCTAAGACTGCTCCCGCTACCACCTGCAAGGGCTGACCTTTTAGTTGCATATTCATCTGTTGATAATGCCTCAAAGACTGTTTCAGCTTTAATAAAGAAAAGGATAATCCCCTCTGCCCTTGAACTTATGGATGCAGCCGCTTTGAAGCTTGGCGAGAATTTCTTGGGACAGGAACCTCCATTCCCTGACGCAAAGGCACATCTTCTTATCACGCTTCATGGAATGGAGAAAAGTGAACTTGACAGGGACATTGCAGTCATAGGAGAAGTGTGCGACGAAAACGGTGCAGTAGATGTTCTGCTGTCTCAGGGGAGCGAAAGCAGGGAAAGGCTCTGGAAATTCAGGCGCTGTTTATTTGAGGCTGCCGGAGCAAAAAGCCTGCTTTGCAGGAGTCTTGATCCTGTAGTGCCGCGTTCTTCAATACCTGAACTGATATCATATATGAAAGGATTATCAGAAAGAGAAGGTTTCGAGGCTTCATGCTTTGGCCATGCAGGGGACGGGAATATCCATGTGACATTATTTCCCGGAAAATATGAGGAAGCGCTATGGCTAAAAAAATATCCTGATTTCTGCAGGCAGATATATGAAAAGACCATAAGCCTTGGCGGAAAGATAGCCGCCGAACATGGCATAGGGATGATAAGAAAAGCCTATCTCCCCATGGCAATAGAACCTGCCCAGATGGACCTTCTTAAGAATACCAAGAGAGCATTCGACCCTCTGTGCATAATGAATCCCGGAAAGATTTTTGACTTGTAG